In Helicobacter pylori, a single genomic region encodes these proteins:
- a CDS encoding aldehyde dehydrogenase family protein, whose protein sequence is MQKIIDDSLELAKKLQDSISSHLSEQEKAFHFKMQKLLNNPENKVMLIELMDRSFRCLDNKARFEMIEHVLDKYKSREIFSSFEKLLLMGFLSFGKMLPDMSVPFFVNKIRSDTKAMVLDQEEGQLKERILKRKNEKIILNVNFIGEEVLGEEEASARFEKYSQALKSNYIQYISIKITTIFSQINILDFEYSKKEIVKRLDALYALALEEEKKQGMPKFINLDMEEFRDLELTVESFMESIAKFDLNAGIVLQAYIPDSYEYLKKLHAFSKERVLKGLKPIKIRFVKGANMESEETIASMKDWALPTFSSKQDTDSNYNKMLDFVLEGDNYKYIHIGAASHNIFEIAYVYTRIHTLNDPIVLEHFSFEMLEGMSLQASQELKEMHKLILYAPVCDEAHFNNAIAYLVRRLDENTSSDNFMKAFFNLKVGTSEWKDQEQRFLNSLKGIATLDNATHRTQDRNAKQTGHTTYPNHSFKNESDTDFILKANREWAKKVREKMHNAPILELYPEIDGRFEDPNLTPLEVFDKIHHKKIASVHLADKEAILKALEVAKSDKSHFSQKSFTEIHALLSQTAQLFRERRGDLVGISALEVGKTFAETDAEVSEAIDFLEFYPYSLRVLQEQNEKTKFTPKGVGVVIAPWNFPVGISVGTIAAPLAAGNRVIYKPSSLSSVTGYKLCECFWDAGVPRDALIYLPSKGSDISEHLLKDESIRFAILTGGEDTAYKMLEANPTLALSAETGGKNATIVSKMADRDQAIKNVIHSAFSNSGQKCSATSLLVLEKEVYEDENFKKTLIDATLSLSVGDPFDFKNKIGTLADKPNEKVIKAIDELKSYENYEIPVSFVDDNPYLMKPSIKYGTKKGDFTHQTELFTPILSVMKAQDLDEAIEIANSTGYGLTSALESLDEREWEYYLERIEAGNIYINKPTTGAIVLRQPFGGVKKSAVGFGRKVGIFNYITQFVNIHQEEEDEHALKNPLSEALEGLTQKGYDEHTHELKRAIFMAKSYAYHYKHEFSQAKDYVKIRGEDNLFSYIKVKSVGYRITEKDTLSDMLGVALACLISQIPLTLSIENERTNKDLTFFLECLKALRANAPIVYESLQKFSEKLHAFNRVRYLKSDLDLLHEQASALGMVLATAKPCLNGRFELLYYHLERSVSISYHRYGNLGSRVLRQPTCRNSCCAEK, encoded by the coding sequence ATGCAAAAAATCATTGACGATTCATTAGAATTAGCTAAAAAACTGCAAGATAGTATCAGTAGTCATTTGAGCGAGCAAGAAAAAGCGTTCCACTTTAAAATGCAAAAGCTTTTAAACAACCCTGAAAACAAAGTCATGCTCATAGAGCTTATGGATCGGAGTTTTAGATGCTTGGACAATAAAGCCCGCTTTGAAATGATTGAGCATGTTTTAGACAAATACAAAAGCCGTGAGATTTTTTCTTCGTTTGAAAAATTGCTTTTAATGGGGTTTTTGAGCTTTGGGAAAATGCTCCCTGATATGAGCGTGCCTTTCTTTGTCAATAAAATCAGAAGCGACACAAAAGCGATGGTCTTGGATCAAGAAGAGGGCCAATTGAAAGAGAGGATTTTAAAAAGGAAAAATGAAAAAATCATTTTGAACGTGAATTTTATTGGCGAGGAAGTTTTAGGCGAAGAAGAAGCGTCTGCGCGTTTTGAAAAATACTCCCAAGCCCTAAAATCCAACTACATCCAATACATTTCCATTAAAATCACGACGATTTTTTCTCAAATCAATATCCTTGATTTTGAATACTCTAAAAAAGAGATTGTCAAACGATTAGACGCTCTTTACGCTTTAGCTTTAGAAGAAGAAAAAAAGCAAGGCATGCCTAAATTCATCAACTTGGATATGGAAGAATTTAGGGATTTAGAGCTAACAGTAGAGTCGTTTATGGAATCTATCGCTAAATTTGATTTGAACGCCGGTATTGTGTTGCAAGCTTATATCCCTGATTCTTATGAATATTTGAAAAAACTGCACGCTTTTTCTAAAGAAAGGGTTTTAAAAGGGTTGAAGCCCATTAAAATCCGCTTTGTTAAGGGAGCGAACATGGAGAGCGAAGAGACTATCGCTTCTATGAAAGACTGGGCGTTACCCACATTTTCTAGTAAGCAAGACACCGATTCTAATTACAATAAAATGCTGGATTTTGTTTTAGAGGGCGATAATTATAAATACATTCATATTGGCGCAGCAAGCCATAATATTTTTGAAATCGCTTATGTCTATACGCGCATCCATACCCTTAATGACCCTATTGTGTTGGAGCATTTTAGCTTTGAAATGCTAGAGGGCATGAGCTTGCAAGCGAGCCAGGAATTAAAAGAAATGCACAAGCTCATTCTTTATGCGCCGGTGTGCGATGAAGCGCATTTCAACAATGCGATCGCTTACTTGGTGAGGAGGTTAGATGAAAACACCTCAAGCGATAATTTCATGAAAGCTTTCTTCAATCTCAAAGTAGGCACGAGCGAATGGAAAGACCAAGAGCAACGCTTTTTAAACAGCCTTAAAGGAATCGCCACTTTAGACAATGCCACCCACAGGACTCAAGACAGAAACGCCAAACAAACCGGGCATACCACCTACCCAAACCACTCCTTTAAAAACGAAAGCGATACCGATTTTATTTTAAAAGCCAACCGAGAGTGGGCTAAAAAAGTGCGCGAGAAAATGCATAACGCTCCTATTTTAGAGCTTTACCCAGAAATAGATGGGAGGTTTGAAGATCCTAATCTAACCCCTTTAGAAGTCTTTGATAAAATCCATCATAAAAAAATCGCCAGCGTGCATTTAGCGGATAAGGAAGCGATTTTAAAAGCCCTAGAAGTGGCTAAAAGCGATAAGAGTCATTTCAGTCAAAAAAGCTTCACAGAAATCCATGCTTTATTGAGTCAAACCGCTCAGCTTTTTAGAGAAAGAAGAGGCGATTTAGTAGGGATTTCGGCTTTAGAAGTGGGTAAGACTTTTGCTGAAACGGACGCTGAAGTGAGCGAAGCCATTGACTTTTTAGAGTTTTACCCCTACAGCTTAAGGGTGTTACAAGAGCAAAATGAAAAAACGAAATTCACTCCCAAAGGCGTGGGTGTGGTTATTGCCCCATGGAATTTCCCTGTGGGTATTTCTGTAGGCACTATCGCTGCCCCTCTAGCCGCTGGCAATCGGGTGATTTACAAGCCCTCAAGTTTGTCTAGCGTAACCGGTTATAAACTTTGTGAGTGTTTTTGGGATGCGGGCGTGCCTAGAGATGCGCTCATTTACTTGCCCTCTAAAGGGAGCGATATTAGCGAACACCTTTTAAAAGATGAAAGCATTAGGTTTGCCATTTTAACCGGGGGCGAAGACACCGCTTATAAAATGCTAGAAGCTAACCCCACTCTAGCCTTGAGCGCTGAAACGGGCGGTAAAAACGCCACCATTGTGAGCAAAATGGCAGACAGAGATCAAGCGATTAAAAATGTTATCCATTCAGCTTTTAGCAATTCAGGGCAAAAATGCTCCGCTACTTCGCTTCTAGTGTTAGAAAAAGAAGTCTATGAAGATGAGAATTTCAAAAAGACTCTAATAGATGCAACTCTAAGCCTTAGCGTGGGCGATCCTTTTGATTTCAAAAACAAAATCGGCACTCTAGCGGACAAGCCTAATGAAAAGGTCATCAAAGCCATAGATGAATTGAAAAGCTATGAAAATTACGAAATCCCGGTAAGCTTTGTTGATGATAACCCCTATTTGATGAAGCCAAGCATCAAATACGGCACTAAAAAAGGCGATTTCACGCACCAAACTGAGCTTTTTACGCCCATTTTATCCGTGATGAAGGCACAAGATTTAGACGAAGCGATAGAAATAGCCAATTCTACCGGTTACGGGCTGACTAGCGCGTTAGAGTCTTTGGACGAAAGGGAGTGGGAATATTATTTAGAACGCATTGAAGCCGGTAATATCTATATCAACAAACCCACCACAGGAGCGATCGTTTTGCGCCAACCTTTTGGTGGGGTTAAAAAATCCGCTGTAGGGTTTGGGAGGAAGGTAGGCATTTTTAACTATATCACGCAATTTGTGAATATCCATCAAGAAGAAGAGGACGAACACGCCCTAAAAAACCCCTTAAGCGAAGCTTTAGAGGGCTTGACTCAAAAAGGCTATGACGAACACACGCATGAGTTGAAGCGCGCGATTTTTATGGCAAAGAGCTACGCTTATCATTACAAGCATGAATTCAGCCAAGCTAAAGACTATGTCAAAATCAGAGGCGAAGACAACCTTTTTTCCTACATTAAAGTTAAAAGCGTGGGCTATCGCATCACCGAAAAGGACACCTTAAGCGACATGTTGGGCGTGGCTTTAGCATGCTTAATTTCTCAGATCCCTTTAACGCTCAGCATAGAAAACGAACGAACGAACAAAGATTTAACATTTTTCTTAGAATGCTTAAAAGCGCTCCGAGCAAACGCCCCTATTGTTTATGAAAGCTTGCAAAAATTCAGCGAAAAATTGCATGCTTTCAATCGTGTCCGTTATCTCAAAAGCGATTTGGATTTATTGCACGAACAAGCGAGTGCTTTAGGGATGGTTTTAGCCACGGCTAAACCCTGCTTGAACGGGCGTTTTGAATTGCTGTATTACCACTTAGAGCGATCGGTTAGCATTTCGTATCATCGTTACGGGAATTTAGGCTCAAGGGTTTTAAGGCAACCCACTTGTCGCAATTCATGCTGTGCTGAAAAATAA
- a CDS encoding terminase, with amino-acid sequence MIENKKVNKAYPNDFKLKVKRYYERSLESKQKIASKFGISNRTLSLWVMDGEWENKVILKEIRAMYETHGMSINALSRKYGVSVNLIRKFKIRDKWEKKKIINEAAAVLEDKLTTDKMGLFLDTKKEEVKEVLKQSLENLDLDPVVVEAIAETSSDELILKAMNTAYIKKQILFCAIVARGELIKMIKRAGDKVKDNVNIIVAAEKVSKLFIDAGVSLFGKEQIQAIECKENSDYRQMNISELIALANADDNVD; translated from the coding sequence ATGATAGAAAATAAAAAAGTAAATAAAGCTTACCCAAACGACTTTAAACTTAAAGTGAAAAGATACTATGAAAGGAGCTTAGAATCTAAACAAAAGATCGCTTCAAAATTCGGCATTAGTAACAGGACCTTATCGTTATGGGTGATGGATGGGGAGTGGGAAAATAAGGTTATTTTAAAAGAGATACGGGCCATGTATGAAACGCATGGGATGAGCATCAACGCATTAAGTAGAAAGTATGGCGTGAGCGTCAATTTAATAAGAAAGTTTAAGATACGGGACAAATGGGAAAAGAAAAAGATCATTAACGAAGCCGCCGCAGTTTTAGAAGACAAGCTGACAACGGACAAAATGGGTTTATTTTTAGACACTAAAAAAGAAGAAGTAAAAGAAGTTTTAAAACAAAGTTTAGAAAACTTAGACCTTGACCCAGTGGTAGTGGAAGCGATAGCTGAAACCAGTAGCGACGAATTGATTTTGAAAGCGATGAACACCGCCTACATTAAAAAACAGATTTTATTTTGTGCCATTGTAGCAAGAGGTGAGCTGATCAAGATGATAAAAAGAGCAGGCGATAAAGTGAAAGACAATGTGAACATTATTGTAGCGGCTGAAAAAGTTTCAAAACTATTCATTGACGCTGGGGTTTCATTGTTTGGAAAAGAGCAAATCCAAGCGATAGAATGCAAGGAGAATAGCGACTATAGGCAAATGAATATATCCGAACTTATAGCACTAGCGAACGCTGATGATAATGTAGATTAG
- a CDS encoding Coiled-coil domain-containing protein, which yields MANEKTESEIFEEQLNSLYKPLKQEEKSEAVANNENLANSQALVNHQALAKESVKDLEAEPSYLSTGIAYLDNKIKNRSITAFDYYMAKKFLGLDLNVNLNGNLNITSENQTRVKNLTSATSKIYDGIKALNLGDRLIEKAQDNSGIFSALKRFANEKTNGFYGLNSDEAETVNALKNYSYSTARQIGGQLTNQKIKDAQEMTKFGFRSKEENTARLGENQGRLIQILEQDINNLESLGGKVPESVILELLKHKKRLEHIQKNQGKIKLKEYQQINPYSEPE from the coding sequence ATGGCCAACGAAAAAACCGAAAGCGAAATTTTTGAAGAGCAATTAAACAGCCTTTATAAACCGCTAAAGCAAGAAGAAAAAAGCGAAGCAGTAGCAAATAATGAAAATCTAGCTAATAGTCAAGCTTTAGTTAATCATCAAGCTTTAGCTAAAGAAAGCGTTAAGGATTTAGAAGCTGAGCCGTCTTATCTATCTACCGGGATCGCTTATTTGGATAACAAGATCAAAAATAGAAGCATCACGGCTTTTGACTACTACATGGCTAAAAAGTTTTTAGGTTTGGATTTGAATGTGAATTTAAACGGGAATTTGAATATAACAAGCGAAAATCAAACAAGAGTGAAGAATTTAACGAGCGCAACAAGTAAAATTTACGATGGTATTAAGGCTTTAAATTTGGGCGACAGGCTGATAGAAAAAGCGCAAGATAACAGCGGGATTTTTAGCGCGCTTAAAAGGTTTGCTAATGAAAAAACTAACGGATTTTACGGCTTAAATAGCGATGAAGCAGAGACCGTGAACGCCTTAAAAAATTACTCTTACTCTACGGCGAGGCAGATTGGCGGACAGCTCACTAATCAAAAAATCAAAGACGCGCAAGAGATGACGAAGTTTGGTTTTAGAAGCAAAGAAGAGAACACCGCAAGATTAGGAGAAAATCAAGGACGACTGATTCAAATTTTAGAACAAGACATAAATAATTTAGAGAGTTTAGGAGGCAAAGTGCCTGAAAGCGTGATTTTAGAGCTATTGAAGCATAAAAAACGCCTTGAACACATTCAAAAGAATCAAGGCAAAATTAAATTAAAAGAATACCAACAAATCAATCCCTACAGCGAACCTGAATAA
- a CDS encoding holin, giving the protein MQHSLVLGFEISKLIPYFLVMMIGLFVGFLYVLRSIRIENFKNKTEKLIYIIQGVGSSMLITWISFEIMGYFFNLPLSLCVAISGGVGYLGAESVSALALDSLKKRL; this is encoded by the coding sequence ATGCAGCATTCTTTAGTTTTAGGGTTTGAAATCTCTAAACTCATTCCGTATTTTTTAGTTATGATGATTGGTTTATTTGTGGGGTTTTTGTATGTTTTACGAAGCATAAGGATCGAAAATTTTAAAAACAAAACCGAAAAATTAATTTACATCATTCAAGGCGTGGGATCGAGCATGCTCATTACTTGGATTAGTTTTGAAATCATGGGTTATTTTTTTAATTTGCCTTTGAGTTTGTGTGTAGCGATAAGTGGAGGCGTGGGGTATTTAGGAGCGGAGAGCGTGAGCGCTTTAGCGTTAGATAGTCTTAAAAAAAGGTTGTAA
- a CDS encoding portal protein, translating to MDFTTLQNDFNSDYQKALIANAEFLEAKKYYNGNQLPQDVLNIILDRGQTPIVENMFKVIVNKILGYKIESISEIRLSPKQEEDRALSDLLNSLLQVFIQSENYDKAMIERDKNLLIGGLGVIQLWVIEDKDKNIEIDIKALKPESFVIDYFSTDKNALDARRFHKMLEITEQEALLLFGDSITVNYSSVNHERIASVIESWCKEYNEETKSYQWNRYLWSRSAGIYKSELKPFKNGACPFIVSKLYTDELNNYYGLFRYIKPMQDFINYAENRMGNMMGSFKAMFEEDAVVDVAEFVETMSLDNAIAKVRPNALKDHKIQFMNNQADLSALSQKAEQKRQLLRLLAGLNDESLGMAVNRQSGVAIAQRKESGLMGLQTFLKATDDMDRLVFRLAISFICEYFTKEQVFKIVDRKLGDRYFKINSSDENKIRPLKFDLILKSQLKTESRDEKWYNWNELLKILAPIRPDLVPNLVPLMLNDMDSPITNDVLEAIQNANALQQENAKANAPYNQQIQALQIQKIQAEILELQAKAHKYTEQGALSQTTNESEKINQAVAISEMQQENANNANNTETNANKPKKKLKTSDKTTWRKYPSAQNLDY from the coding sequence ATGGACTTCACAACCTTACAAAACGATTTTAATAGCGACTATCAAAAGGCTTTAATCGCTAACGCTGAATTTTTAGAAGCTAAGAAATACTACAACGGCAATCAACTCCCGCAAGACGTGCTAAACATTATTTTAGATCGTGGTCAAACGCCGATCGTTGAAAACATGTTTAAAGTGATTGTGAATAAAATTTTAGGTTACAAAATAGAGAGCATTAGTGAAATACGGCTAAGCCCTAAACAAGAAGAAGACAGAGCCTTAAGCGATTTACTGAATTCATTGTTGCAGGTATTCATACAAAGCGAAAATTACGATAAAGCCATGATTGAAAGAGATAAGAACCTTTTGATCGGTGGATTAGGGGTGATCCAATTGTGGGTAATTGAAGACAAAGACAAAAACATAGAGATTGACATTAAAGCCTTAAAACCTGAAAGCTTTGTAATTGATTACTTTTCTACCGATAAGAACGCATTAGATGCGAGGCGTTTTCATAAGATGCTAGAAATCACGGAGCAAGAAGCTTTATTATTGTTTGGTGATAGCATAACCGTGAATTATTCAAGCGTGAATCACGAAAGAATAGCGAGCGTGATTGAAAGTTGGTGTAAGGAATACAATGAAGAAACTAAAAGCTATCAATGGAATAGATACTTATGGAGTCGCAGCGCAGGGATTTACAAAAGCGAGCTAAAGCCTTTTAAGAACGGCGCATGCCCTTTTATTGTATCTAAGCTATACACGGACGAACTGAACAATTACTACGGCTTGTTTAGATATATTAAGCCCATGCAAGATTTCATTAACTACGCCGAAAACCGCATGGGCAATATGATGGGAAGCTTTAAAGCGATGTTTGAAGAGGACGCTGTAGTGGATGTAGCGGAATTTGTAGAAACCATGAGCTTAGACAATGCGATCGCCAAAGTGCGGCCGAACGCTTTGAAAGATCATAAGATCCAATTCATGAACAATCAAGCGGATTTAAGCGCTTTAAGCCAAAAAGCCGAACAAAAACGCCAATTATTAAGGCTTTTAGCAGGGCTAAACGATGAAAGCTTAGGAATGGCAGTGAACAGGCAGAGCGGGGTAGCGATCGCGCAAAGGAAAGAAAGCGGTTTGATGGGCTTACAAACCTTTCTAAAAGCGACGGATGATATGGATCGATTAGTGTTTAGGTTAGCTATTAGCTTTATTTGCGAGTATTTCACTAAAGAACAGGTTTTTAAGATCGTTGATCGGAAGTTAGGAGATCGTTATTTTAAAATCAATTCTAGCGATGAAAACAAAATACGACCGCTTAAATTTGATTTGATTCTAAAATCCCAACTAAAGACGGAAAGCCGAGACGAAAAATGGTATAACTGGAACGAATTGTTAAAGATTTTAGCGCCTATAAGACCGGATCTAGTGCCTAATTTAGTGCCACTGATGCTAAACGACATGGACAGCCCGATAACTAACGATGTTTTAGAAGCGATACAAAACGCTAACGCCTTACAACAAGAAAACGCCAAAGCGAACGCGCCTTATAATCAACAAATCCAAGCCTTACAAATCCAAAAAATACAAGCTGAGATTTTGGAATTACAAGCCAAAGCGCACAAATACACCGAACAAGGAGCGTTATCACAAACCACGAACGAAAGCGAAAAAATTAACCAAGCGGTAGCGATTAGCGAAATGCAACAAGAAAACGCTAACAACGCTAATAACACCGAAACGAATGCGAATAAGCCAAAAAAGAAACTCAAAACGAGCGATAAAACGACATGGCGAAAATACCCGAGCGCGCAGAATTTAGACTATTGA
- a CDS encoding DUF4043 family protein — MLEKLNNINFNNISNNSNLGIEVGREIQNASWIKSPFFSITGTGADRGVRLFSVASQQPFRPRIKAQLTGSGVSGNTDFEANYDNLEILSQTIYPEAFGNSLRSKIKAYSELERIDFIKESVDSLTTWMNEERDKRIVAGLTNDFTNYLYSEKMNVATIRKAIFHARNGLKSDNSKAFPIKPIRATMQSVGNVVVQNTSYIILLDSYQANQLKADNEFKELRKLYAFAGEDKGMLYSGLLGVIDNCPVIDAGVWNKLNVGMPNSTISESEFKRYINKANVNNIVSPGELNEKIKNKIKKEKEISIGCLIGASAVLLAGSKETMFYIDETVDAGRKSLVGVDCLLGVSKARYQSTDGVTTPYDNQDFAVIGLVSNME; from the coding sequence ATGTTAGAAAAACTCAATAACATCAATTTCAACAACATTTCCAATAACTCTAATTTAGGGATAGAAGTCGGTAGAGAAATTCAAAATGCAAGCTGGATTAAGAGCCCGTTTTTTAGCATCACAGGCACAGGCGCGGATCGTGGCGTTAGGCTTTTTAGCGTGGCTAGTCAACAACCATTCCGCCCAAGGATTAAAGCGCAGTTAACCGGAAGCGGTGTGAGCGGGAATACGGATTTTGAAGCGAATTATGATAATTTAGAAATCCTAAGCCAAACGATCTATCCGGAAGCCTTTGGCAATTCCTTAAGATCTAAAATCAAAGCTTACAGTGAATTAGAACGCATTGATTTCATTAAGGAAAGCGTGGATAGCTTGACCACATGGATGAATGAAGAAAGGGATAAAAGGATCGTTGCAGGCTTGACTAACGATTTTACGAATTACCTTTACAGCGAAAAAATGAATGTAGCGACCATTAGAAAAGCGATTTTTCACGCTAGAAACGGCTTAAAAAGCGATAATAGCAAAGCGTTCCCGATTAAACCCATTAGAGCGACCATGCAAAGCGTTGGAAATGTAGTTGTGCAAAACACAAGCTACATTATCCTTTTAGACAGCTACCAAGCTAACCAATTAAAAGCCGATAACGAATTTAAAGAATTACGCAAGCTTTATGCGTTCGCTGGAGAAGATAAAGGCATGCTTTATAGCGGGCTTTTAGGCGTGATTGACAATTGCCCGGTGATTGATGCGGGCGTGTGGAATAAGTTGAATGTTGGTATGCCAAACTCTACCATAAGTGAAAGCGAGTTCAAGCGTTATATTAATAAAGCGAATGTTAATAACATTGTAAGCCCGGGAGAGCTTAATGAGAAAATTAAAAATAAAATCAAAAAAGAAAAAGAAATCTCTATCGGTTGCCTGATCGGCGCTAGCGCGGTGTTATTAGCGGGTTCTAAAGAAACGATGTTCTACATTGATGAAACCGTGGATGCAGGCAGGAAGTCTTTAGTGGGCGTGGATTGTCTTTTAGGCGTATCAAAGGCTAGGTATCAAAGCACGGACGGAGTTACAACGCCTTATGATAACCAGGATTTTGCGGTTATCGGTTTAGTGTCTAACATGGAATAA
- a CDS encoding Coiled-coil domain-containing protein, protein MGIKEKEIELETLKREIAQAEASLEQDFIKHMVDKTNEKVEDLFFSNKPEFYRFVFTEQNNYLKEKLTDKVGRAMDLSDEIQRDKDAEEIEKDKEAFLKKYPEVDFNELLDFYDEEIPNRIKKQIDKLEGVAFFEAILDYFNALNAKEEPKNEQEEERELPKEALGNGVSGVGNANNENIMTRY, encoded by the coding sequence ATGGGCATCAAAGAAAAAGAGATCGAGCTTGAAACCTTAAAACGAGAGATCGCGCAAGCGGAAGCGAGTTTGGAACAGGATTTCATTAAGCACATGGTGGATAAGACAAACGAGAAAGTGGAAGACTTGTTTTTTAGCAACAAGCCCGAGTTTTACCGGTTTGTTTTCACGGAGCAAAACAACTACTTAAAAGAGAAACTTACGGACAAAGTGGGCAGAGCGATGGATTTAAGCGATGAAATCCAAAGAGATAAGGACGCTGAAGAAATTGAAAAAGACAAAGAAGCGTTTTTGAAAAAATACCCTGAAGTGGATTTTAACGAGCTTTTAGATTTTTACGATGAAGAGATTCCTAACCGCATTAAAAAGCAGATTGACAAGTTAGAGGGCGTGGCTTTTTTTGAAGCGATCTTAGACTATTTCAACGCTTTAAACGCTAAAGAAGAGCCTAAAAACGAACAAGAAGAAGAGAGAGAATTGCCTAAAGAAGCCTTAGGTAACGGCGTGAGTGGTGTAGGAAACGCCAATAATGAAAACATCATGACAAGATACTAA
- a CDS encoding DUF1353 domain-containing protein, whose protein sequence is MRKFSEPIVAEFSNDGKSLRLVEGFEYYLKNDHSKKLIIPSGFSSDGFTNMGFSFIIPRYGSGLKCAILHDYMCDVLNGVVPRQKDFFINTRKECDDLFLESMLEVKAFSVFKAVLIYCAVRIFSKVKGLK, encoded by the coding sequence ATGAGAAAGTTTAGCGAGCCGATCGTGGCTGAGTTTAGCAATGATGGGAAGAGTTTGAGGCTTGTTGAAGGGTTTGAATACTACCTTAAAAACGATCATTCTAAAAAGTTAATAATTCCGAGCGGTTTTTCTAGCGATGGCTTTACGAACATGGGATTTAGTTTTATTATTCCCAGATATGGGAGCGGTTTGAAATGCGCGATTTTGCATGACTACATGTGCGATGTTTTGAATGGTGTAGTGCCTAGACAGAAAGATTTTTTTATTAACACACGCAAAGAATGCGACGATCTGTTTTTAGAAAGCATGCTTGAAGTGAAAGCGTTTTCTGTGTTTAAAGCGGTTTTGATTTATTGCGCTGTGAGAATATTTTCTAAAGTGAAAGGCTTGAAATGA